From a single Chrysiogenia bacterium genomic region:
- a CDS encoding TIGR02147 family protein, with amino-acid sequence MAEKAQAQIEAPQIEGYDDYRAYLADRVAWLKQSNPKFSYRFFARKAGFKSPAFLKHVIDGSRNLTAASISRFARGLDLSEEETEVFEILVLFSQAKDDRERNRHFQRLRKRKSRHGAIAELSEAQYDIYSEWYVLAIRELLFLPEFREDPAWIAARVFPRISEEEAARALELLEQVGLIARDGNDRLRPAKVTISTPLQVGSLAVRNYHRAMLDNAKHSLDALAPSERNVTSLTFTAGRADYEELCRKIANFQEEVLAFVNRGAEDNKKRTPREPEEVLLLGFQLVPLTRAPED; translated from the coding sequence ATGGCAGAGAAAGCGCAAGCGCAGATCGAAGCCCCGCAGATCGAGGGCTACGACGACTACCGGGCCTATCTGGCCGACCGGGTCGCCTGGCTCAAGCAGAGCAACCCCAAGTTCTCCTATCGTTTTTTCGCGCGCAAGGCGGGGTTCAAGTCGCCGGCGTTTCTCAAACACGTGATCGACGGGAGCCGCAACCTGACGGCGGCGTCCATCTCCCGCTTTGCCCGCGGCCTGGATCTCAGCGAGGAAGAGACCGAGGTCTTCGAGATCCTCGTGCTCTTCAGCCAGGCAAAGGACGACCGCGAACGCAACCGCCACTTTCAGCGCCTGCGAAAGCGCAAGTCCCGCCACGGCGCCATCGCCGAGCTGAGCGAGGCCCAGTACGACATCTATTCGGAGTGGTACGTGCTCGCCATTCGCGAGCTGCTCTTCCTGCCCGAGTTCCGCGAAGACCCGGCGTGGATCGCCGCGCGCGTCTTCCCCCGGATCAGCGAGGAAGAAGCCGCCCGCGCCCTCGAACTACTCGAGCAGGTGGGCCTCATCGCGCGCGACGGCAACGACCGCCTGCGCCCGGCGAAAGTAACGATCAGCACCCCGTTGCAGGTTGGCTCCCTGGCGGTGCGCAACTATCATCGCGCCATGCTCGATAATGCCAAGCACTCGCTCGACGCGCTCGCCCCTTCCGAGCGCAACGTGACCAGCCTGACCTTCACGGCCGGCCGCGCCGATTATGAGGAACTCTGCCGGAAGATCGCGAACTTCCAGGAAGAAGTGCTGGCCTTCGTCAATCGCGGGGCCGAAGACAATAAGAA